In the Bicyclus anynana chromosome 22, ilBicAnyn1.1, whole genome shotgun sequence genome, tggcTCCGAATAAACTGATACAGCATCAAAATTCAGTGATTAATgtgtatacaaataaataaacagttgaTCAGTAATGTGCAAACATCCAGCGAAAACTGTAACTGCGTACAAATCAAGATAAACACATGGCACTATTTGACGTTTGTAATGTGACACAAAAGTTAAACTTGTGgcaaattaattcaataaacATTACTATCGTTTATCGTTGGATTCAAACATAATTCCCTCCCAATATACGTAGTGATTGTGATACAAAACATTTGATGCACAAGCTGGTAAGTGACGGCGTGAGAGTTAACCTAAACACGCTGTTTTGTTTCAGCTCGCAATTGACTTATTGCACCCGTCGCCCGCGTCAGAGAGGAGGAAGCACAAGCTCAAAAGGCTGGTGCCACATCCAAACTCATACTTCATGGATGTGAAATGCCCAGGATGTTACAAAATCACAACCGTATTCAGTCACGCTCAGAGAGTTGTTGTATGTGCAGGATGCTCGACGATTCTCTGCCAGCCCACTGGTGGTCGCGCCAGGTTAACTGAAGGTAACAACTAAATAATCAGCATAAATAAGCTTTCGCTAGTAAACTTAGCAAAAATTAATGTTTACCAAGTAAAATAGCTCAATAGGTTTACAAAGTAGGTTATGCAGGTCCACATTAATTTTATCTCCGAATTATAAATaccaatatttacataataattctatttattatgtaaatattggtatataataaattgataacATTGCAAAGTGTGTTATATAAAGTAGTAAACAAATCTGATTAGGTGACCCACAAAAATACTATGTCACAATTCATCAATAAATGTATTgttgtattatttgaattaatcaaataaattaaatttcattaaatatgaaATTGCATAATGTTAGGGAAGCTTATTGCACATGTCAATTGTATTATTGTGCAAtggtgtaaataatattatgaaatg is a window encoding:
- the LOC112055487 gene encoding 40S ribosomal protein S27 isoform X1 — encoded protein: MCIQINKQLISNVQTSSENCNCVQIKINTWHYLTFLAIDLLHPSPASERRKHKLKRLVPHPNSYFMDVKCPGCYKITTVFSHAQRVVVCAGCSTILCQPTGGRARLTEGCSFRRKQH
- the LOC112055487 gene encoding 40S ribosomal protein S27 isoform X2, whose protein sequence is MPLAIDLLHPSPASERRKHKLKRLVPHPNSYFMDVKCPGCYKITTVFSHAQRVVVCAGCSTILCQPTGGRARLTEGCSFRRKQH